From a region of the Alnus glutinosa chromosome 1, dhAlnGlut1.1, whole genome shotgun sequence genome:
- the LOC133858408 gene encoding protein NUCLEAR FUSION DEFECTIVE 6, mitochondrial codes for MAANCTRRTLQISLASARTLLSRTASASSPFASKGSKLNGRFSVQKRMFSRLPVELTGVQQSLMPLHSVTASALFASLLSVQNNNWGCLSEGFATPL; via the exons ATGGCGGCCAACTGTACGAGACGAACCCTTCAAATCTCTTTAGCTTCTGCCAGAACCCTACTGAGCCGTACGGCATCTGCTTCATCACCTTTCGCTTCGAAGGGTTCCAAGTTGAATGGCCGGTTCTCTGTTCAGAAGCGCATGTTCTCCAG GCTTCCTGTGGAATTGACTGGTGTGCAGCAGTCTTTGATGCCGTTGCACAGCGTTACTGCTTCTGCCTTGTTCGCTTCGTTGCTGTCTGTGCAAAATAACAACTGGGGCTGTCTATCTGAAG